GAATCCCGAATCCCGAATCCCGAATCCCGAATCCCGAATCCCGAATCCCGAATCCCGAATCCCGAATCCCGAATCCCGAATCCCGAATCCCGGTCCTTGAGCCATACCGTACCGTCTGGTACGTTCGCCCGGCGTTCTCCCCCGAACCATGGATGCATGGCAATCGCCGCTGGGCCATCCCGGCCCGGCCTTGCGTGGGAGAAGCAGCATGAGCAAGCGTTGGATTGGTGGCATCGCCGCACTGGCGTTGCTGGTGGCATCGGCGTCGGCCGTGGCGGGCGCCTTCAGCAAGACCTATGAGCGCATTCCCCGGCTGGGACGGCGCTCAGATGGGCGCCCTGGTGCTGGTGCCGCAGGGGCAGGGGGCCGGGCCGTTTCCGCTGATCGTGATGCCGGCCAGTTGGTCGCTGCCGAATATGGAATACCTGGGCCGCGCCACCCAACTGGCCAGCGACGGCTATGTGGTGGTCAGCTACACCTCGCGCGGGTTCTGGGATTCGGCTGGTCAGATCGATATCGCCGGGCCGGACACGGTGGAAGACGTCAGCGCGGTGATCGACTGGGCGCTGGCGCATACGCCAGCCAACCCGAATGCGATCGGTGCGTCGGGGATCTCCTATGGCGCCGGCATCAGCCTGCTGGCGGCCGAGCGCGACCCGCGCATCAAGGCAGTGGCTGCACTCAGCGGCTGGGCCGATCTGGAGGCGTCGCTGTACTCCAATCGCACGGTCAGCCAGCAGGGTGTCGGCTTGCTGGTCGGCGCGGGGGCGTTGACCGGCCGGCCTGGTCCTGACCTGGCGCAGATCGGGCAGCGGGTCGCCGTTGGCGACTACGACGGCGCAGTGCAGGGCTTCCTGCCGCAGGCCGCTTCGCGCAGCCCGGTGCGCGGGGTGGACGCGCTCAACCTCAACCGCACCGCCGTCTTGCTGGGCAATGCCTTCAACGACGGTCTGTTTCCGCCGAACCAGACCATTGCGTTCTTCAATCAATTGCGCGGGCCCAAGCAGTTGCTGCTGAGCCAGGGCGACCATGCCACGACCGAACTGCCGGGCGCCCTGGGCCTGCCCAATGAGATCTACACCGCAGCCACGCGCTGGTTCGACCGCCATCTCAAGCAGCGTAACAACGGCGTGGATGCCGAAGCCGCCATCCGGCTATCGCCGCGCGCCGGGCAATGGCTGGAGTATCCGGACTGGGCGGCGGTACAGCAGGGCAGCACGCGGCTGGGCCTGTCCGCGCCAACGGGTCTGCTCAGCCCCACTGGTGGCCTGATCGGGGGCAGCGCCAGCGGATGGCAATCGCGTATCGCCACCGATGTGCCCACCCTGGCCGACTCCGGCGTGGTGCTGGTCAGCGGTCTGTTGCAGGGCATCGGACTGCCGGTGACCACCTCGATTCCGCTGGTGACGCGTGCCGGCGCAGCGGTCTGGGTGGGCTCGCCTTCGAGCGGCATGCGCCGGCTGGCGGGCAGCCCGTCGCTACGCGTGACGGTGATGCCCAGTCAACCGAATGTGAGCCTGTTTGCGTATCTGTACCGCATGGACGCGTTGGGTGTGGCGCAGTTGATCACGCATGCGCCGTATTCGCTGCGCGGTGCCACCCCGGGGCGTGCGCTGACGCTGGACTGGACATTGCAGGCCGCTGCCGCCGAGATCCCGGCGGGGCAGCGACTGGTGCTGGTCATCGACACCCGCGACGCGCGCTACACCGATGCCAGCGACGGCGGCGGCACGGTGACGTTCTCCTCGCCGGTCGCAACCCCATCGGTGTTGAACGTACCGCTGCGATAGCGGCGCTCGGTAGATGGGGCACTGCCATCTTGCGGCGCAATCGCAACCGGTTGCGCCGCTCAAGTGCTGGTTTGCATCCAGTGCGGATGATGCGCCCCGACACGCAGTCGCTGGATTCGGTGAGGCTCCGGGGGCTTGAACCCCGCAAGCGATCCTGCCCCCTCGAAGCATCCCTCGATTCTGTAGATCGCCGGTATGCGAAGAGGCATCACGCGGCGCGCTCCGGGCGTCGTGAACTCGGAATCGATTCGACCTTCGGCATCGGCCACCGCGGAGCAATCTGCCGCAATCGCAAACGCAATCGCAATCGGCTATGTGCCGAGCGGCCGGCGCTTATCCAGCTTTCCGGTTACCCAGCCATCTCGCGGCTTTTATGCGGAATTTACGCTCCGGCTGCGGCAGGTCCATAGCGACTTTACGCAGCCCGGGAAGACACTGCGCGGGTTGGCGGAGCGGTTCCGCCGTGGACGATCCCGATGCATCCCTTGACCTGTCTGCTCCACCGGCGCTGCGCGCGCGGTGCGGCGGCGCCTTGCCCTGTCGTCGTGTCCCGGCTGCCTGAAGATGCAGGCAGCTTCATGTTGTCGCGTGCCTGCGCACGTTTCGGGGAGTGAACGACATGCCTGCCTGGTTGTCCCTGTTGTGCGGCGTGGCCGTCCTCGTTGCCGCCGCGTACCTGCTGTACGTGGTGCTGCGGCCCGAAGACTTCTGATGCGAGTGCGCTGCAATGACTGAAACCTTTCTTGTTTACGCGCTGGCCATCGTGCTGGCGTGGCCCGTGGGCCGGTACCTGGCTGCGGTGATGCGCGGTGCCCCGATGCGGGGCGATGGC
The window above is part of the Xanthomonas campestris pv. badrii genome. Proteins encoded here:
- a CDS encoding potassium-transporting ATPase subunit F, whose protein sequence is MPAWLSLLCGVAVLVAAAYLLYVVLRPEDF